DNA from Agathobaculum sp. NTUH-O15-33:
CATACCTCGGAACGGGACGCCCCAGAAAAGCTGTTTATATAATTCGGTATAAACCGTCTTGATCGTTTGGAAGGGGGCGGCTACGGCGATCAGTTTTAAAGAAACCGTAGGGATCAGATCCGATTTGCCCATGCGAATACAGCCGTACAGCGCTTCAATCCATTGCGCTTTGGTTGCAGCGTCTAGCGCGGCTATGGTGACAGTGGCCACACTCCGGCAGGAAAGCGCGAAGAGCTGAAGGCTTTGCTTGTAATCCAATAGGCGCTTTTTAACGGTCGGGCTTGATAAGTTGCAATTCTCGCAAACCTGATCCAAGGAAAGGATCTGCGTGCCGATACCGTTTATGGTTTTGATGATGCCCAGATCGTTCAGCAAGGCGAGCGTGTGGCGGATCGTGCTGACCGATACATGCTTTTCCTCCGCAAGAAGCTTGAGGGAGGGCAAAAAGCTTCCTTCGGCATACTCGCCATAGACGATCGATCTTAAAATCTCAAATGCCACGGAATAGCAAAGCTGAGAAGTCTTTTTGTAGCTGCTCCACGTAAAAGGGATTTGCTTCTCGGCGGCGGGCATGGTGATGTAGTTCTGAAAGAACTGCTCGATAGCAATAGAATAACCGTTCATATGCGCTGTAATATGCGATGAAAGCGCCGCCCAGTCCTTTTGCCTGCAAAGCTGTATTTGGCATGGGATAGAAGAAAACTCTTTGCGTATGTGCAACGCGCGTTCCCCCAAATTTAAGAATGGCAATAAATAGGCGATATATACCATGCGTATCAGGAAAAGAAGCATGTCGTTCTTTAAAGAGCCATACACCAAATGCAAAAAAAGAATCGCCGAATAGGAGAATGACTTGTGCTTTGTCGTAAGCATGGCCGGCATTTGGGACAGCGCTTCGGGCGAAATATTTTTCCAAGCCGTCAACTGGATGCCGCCAAACAGATACGGCATGGAGTGGCAAAAATCAAGCAGGCTGTCTTTGTGCTGTGCAAAGAAGGTTTGAATATTGTGTTCGATGTCCTCCTCGTCGTACTTCACTTTTACCACGGTGCCGATGCTTTTTAAAAGCGTGATATATCCTTCGGTTTGCAGTTTGCGGTACACATGGCGGATAGTATCAATAGAAACCAAATGCAATTCCGCCATGTCTTCCATGGTCGGAAGGTGCTCGCCATAACCGTAGGTGCCGAATTCAATTTGTATTTTTAAGTTGTTATATACGATTTGGTTCAATTCCAGCAATTCTTTCAAGCGAATGCCTCCTATGGGGCCAGTCATTATGCTAATAATCTATAATAGTATAACATTGCGCGGGGCGGAATGCCATATGTTTTCCAAGGTATTGCTGCGTTTTGGTTGCTAAATTCCTTGTCGTTTGTTATACTTTTAAGTAGGTATATAAACAAGGTGGATGTAAACAAGGTGGGGCGGAAAGCTTTTTGCAACCCTTCTCAAGAACCCCCGGCGCGGGCGTGGGGGCCAAGTACGGGGGCAGAATATATAACCGCTGTTTAGGAGAAGGGGGAAACCAACGTGCTCAAGAATGTAAAGATTAGAACGAGGCTGCTGATATCCTATGCGATCATTATTCTGCTTTGTTTATGCGCCAGTATCGTGGGGCTTTTTCTGTTGGATCAGATCGGCGATAATCTGACCAGCTTTTATGACAACAATTATACGGTGACCGTCAATGTAGCGACCGCGCAGCGGGAAATGCAATCCGCGCGGGGCGATATATTGCGGGCGATCATAGAACCCGATCAAGATATCACGGAACAGATGATCGATCGAGCCAGCGCCAGCCTTGCCACCATGCGCGGGACGTTTCCGGTCATCCGCGGGGTATTCAAAGGCGATATGACGCTGATGGACGAGGCGGACGAGATTTTGGAAAAAGCGGTCGTCTATCGCGATCGGGTGTTTGAATTGACGCGGGCAAACCAAACGGAGCAGGCATTTTCTGTCATGAAGGGCAGCTATGTGCCGCTTTTAAACGATATGGCGAATACGCTGCAAAGCGTTGCGGACGCCGCGGGGAAGAATGCTCAAAAGATGGTTCAGCAGGGCCGGCATGCGCAGGAAACGGCGATCGTGCTTGTGGCGGTCATTCTATTTTTGAGTATTGCTCTGGCGGTCATTATCGGATTGTACATATCCAACACGGTGCGCAAGCCAATCCACCAAATTGAAAAAGCAACGCAAAAGCTGGCGGAGGGGGAACTGGAAGCCGCGTGGGTCGATTATCATGCGAAAGACGAACTGGGCGAGCTGGCCGATCATATTCGCAGCTATATTGGCGCCCAAAAGGAGATCATTTTTGATATCGCCCATGTGCTGGGCGACCTGTCCAAGGGCGATTTTACCACCCGGCCAAACGCATTGGAATCGTATCTGGGCAGCTATAAAGCGATACTGAACGCTATGAAAGAACTGCGCGATAAGCTGAGCGACACGCTCCTGCAAATCAATTCTTCCGCCGATCAGGTATCGATAGGCGGCGAGCAGGTGGCCGCCGGTTCGCAGACACTGGCGCAGGGCGCGACCGAGCAGGCTTGTTCCGTGGAGGAGCTGGCGGCGTCCATTGCCGAGATATCCGAGCAGGTATCCAAAACCGCCCAAAACGCGCAGGTGGCCCGTGAGCAAACCATGCAGACCGGCAGCTCCGCCGCGGATTGCAACCAGCAAATGAAAAAGATGATTGCGGCAATGGATGAGATCAACCGTTCGTCCTATCAAATTGAAAAGATCATTCACGCAATGGAGGAGATCGCCTTCCAAACGGAAATATTAGCGCTCAACGCGGCGGTGGAAGCGGCCCGCAGCGGCGCGGCCGGCAAGGGCTTTGCCGTGGTTGCGGATGAGGTGCGCAGACTGGCCAATCAATCGTCGGACGCATCAAAAAACACAGCCGTTTTAATCCGAAGCTCGATAGAAACCGTGAAAAACGGAATGGATATTGCCGCTGAAACGGCGCAGGCGCTTTCGCAGGTGGTGCAGAGCACGCATATCGCTTCCGCCACTGTGGACAGCATCGCGGATGCCGCCAAGCAACAAGCCGCCTTTATCACGCAGTTGACGGCAGGGGTCGAACAGATCTCCCACGTGGTGCAAAACAACACCGCGACTTCGGAAGAAAGCGCCGCCGCCAGTGAAGAGCTTTCCGGGCAGGCGATGCTGCTGAAAAGTCTGGTGGAGAGCTTTAAGCTGCGCGGCGACCAAGCGCTCTCCTGATGCAGCGCCGCGCGGATAAGGCGGGGACCTTGGGCGCCGTGATACAAAGGAAATCATATTGGGGGGGGAAGAAAAGGTACGGTATGAAAGATAGAACAAAAGCAGGTTTATCAAGGCTTACGCTCCTGATCTGCATCGTTACGCTCCTGTTTGCGATAATCAGCGTATATACGGCCGGAAGGATGCGGGATACCGCGCAAAACGTATATGAGCACCCCTATGCCTCCAGCAACAGCGCGCGGGGTATGCGCTCGCGTCTGCTGGATATGAA
Protein-coding regions in this window:
- a CDS encoding GntR family transcriptional regulator, with the protein product MKELLELNQIVYNNLKIQIEFGTYGYGEHLPTMEDMAELHLVSIDTIRHVYRKLQTEGYITLLKSIGTVVKVKYDEEDIEHNIQTFFAQHKDSLLDFCHSMPYLFGGIQLTAWKNISPEALSQMPAMLTTKHKSFSYSAILFLHLVYGSLKNDMLLFLIRMVYIAYLLPFLNLGERALHIRKEFSSIPCQIQLCRQKDWAALSSHITAHMNGYSIAIEQFFQNYITMPAAEKQIPFTWSSYKKTSQLCYSVAFEILRSIVYGEYAEGSFLPSLKLLAEEKHVSVSTIRHTLALLNDLGIIKTINGIGTQILSLDQVCENCNLSSPTVKKRLLDYKQSLQLFALSCRSVATVTIAALDAATKAQWIEALYGCIRMGKSDLIPTVSLKLIAVAAPFQTIKTVYTELYKQLFWGVPFRGMKGTQQTIHTNYLPHSRFLVNALEQGDAAAFAAKLEKIFSHEVGAVTEQLAAHGIQ
- a CDS encoding methyl-accepting chemotaxis protein, with product MLKNVKIRTRLLISYAIIILLCLCASIVGLFLLDQIGDNLTSFYDNNYTVTVNVATAQREMQSARGDILRAIIEPDQDITEQMIDRASASLATMRGTFPVIRGVFKGDMTLMDEADEILEKAVVYRDRVFELTRANQTEQAFSVMKGSYVPLLNDMANTLQSVADAAGKNAQKMVQQGRHAQETAIVLVAVILFLSIALAVIIGLYISNTVRKPIHQIEKATQKLAEGELEAAWVDYHAKDELGELADHIRSYIGAQKEIIFDIAHVLGDLSKGDFTTRPNALESYLGSYKAILNAMKELRDKLSDTLLQINSSADQVSIGGEQVAAGSQTLAQGATEQACSVEELAASIAEISEQVSKTAQNAQVAREQTMQTGSSAADCNQQMKKMIAAMDEINRSSYQIEKIIHAMEEIAFQTEILALNAAVEAARSGAAGKGFAVVADEVRRLANQSSDASKNTAVLIRSSIETVKNGMDIAAETAQALSQVVQSTHIASATVDSIADAAKQQAAFITQLTAGVEQISHVVQNNTATSEESAAASEELSGQAMLLKSLVESFKLRGDQALS